ATTGAAGCGGCAGGCGGTAGCTGTGAAATTGTTACCGACTGAGCTATTTAATATCTAATCAATTTATCGGGGAGAAATAATTCTTCATGGTTGTTAGTCGAGAAAGAACCCCAAACGCCCAAGAAACATTTATGCAGATGGCGCAAGCGGCTGGTTTACGTGGTCGCTTGTTACTGACCGTCGGCTTAATTTTACTAGTTCGCTTAGGTGTGCGGATTCCTGTCCCAGGAGTTGACCGCGCCGCCTTTGCCCAAGCCGTTCAAGATAGTCCGATCTCTGGATTTTTAAACTTCCTCTCAGGAGGGGGGTTATCGGCAGTAGGGATTTTTGCCTTAGGCATTTTGCCCTTTATTAATGCCTCCATTATTATGCAGTTACTTACTGCTGGCTTGCCCTATTTAGAAAATTTACAGAAAAATGAAGGGGAAGCAGGACGACGAAAAATTTCCCAAATCACCCGTTATGTAGCTTTAGCTTCGGCAATTTTTAATGCCATTGGCCTGGCAAGTTTTGTTCAACCCTATGCCTATGACCCGGGACCAATTTTTGTCATAAAAACGGTTATTGCCCTCAGTGCTGGCTCAATGTTTGTAATTTGGCTTGCCGAGTTAATTACAGAACGAGGGATTGGAAATGGGCCTTCCTTACTGATTTTTGTCAATATTGTGGCGGTTCTGCCAAGAACCTTGGGAAATACCATCGAATTTGCTCAAGCTGGCGGACGAGAAGCTGTAGCACAAGTGGTGGTTTTAGCCTTAGTGTTCTTAGTGATGATTGTCGGCATTGTCTTTGTGCAAGAGGGAATGCGGAAAATTCCCATTGTGTCAGCGCGGCGACAAGTCGGAAAACGGCTATATCGGGAGCGCACGAGCTATTTACCGCTACGAGTCAATCAAGGCGGTGTCCTGCCGATTATCTTTGCCTCTACCTTGCTGATTCTACCCTCTTCCTTGGCACAGTTTACTCAAGGTGGTGGTGGCGACCCAGAACAGCAAACAGGCGGAGTTATGGGAACTCTTAATGAAATTTTAATTCAAATTTCTACCTATCTGAATCCTGCTGGTCCTGCTCCTTGGATCTATATATCAGTTTATTTAGCGCTGATTCTCTTCTTTAGCTATTTTTATGCGGCGTTAGTGGTTAACCCAGTGGATATGTCGCAAAACTTAAAGAAAATGGGGGCAAGTATCCCAGGGATTCGTCCCGGAAAGGCAACTAGCGATTATTTACAAAAAGTGATTAATCGCCTCACACTTTTAGGGGCAATTTTCTTGGGAATTGTTGCCACAGTTCCCACAGCAGTAGAAACAGCGACAGGGGTTACCACCTTTCAAGGGCTAGGGGCAACCTCCCTTTTGATTTTAGTCGGGGTAGCTATTGATACGGCAAAACAAATTCAAAGTCGTGTCATTTCTCAACGCTATGAAGGAATGGTCAAAGAATAGCGCTGAGTTGTTTGGGGGCTTCATTTCCCCCTACTTTTTTTAAGAAATAAAAGATAACGAATAATCAATAATGACTCAATATTCAAGATTAATTTTTTTTGGCCCCCCAGGGGCAGGGAAAGGAACACAAGCCAAAGAAGTTTCTAAAGAGTGTAATATTCCTCATATTGCCACAGGGGATATTCTTCGCAATGCAATTAAAGAACAAACACCTGTGGGGAAAAAAGCCCAATCGTATGTGGATAATGGCGATTTAGTGCCAGATGAGGTATTAGGAGAACTGGTGCGCGATCGGCTACAACAACCCGATACACAATCAGGTTGGATTCTTGATGGCTTTCCTCGTACTTTGAAACAAGCGGAATTTCTAGATGAATTGCTCAAGGAACTTAATTCCAGTTATGATTTAGTGATTTATCTGGATGTTCCCGATGAGGTTTTAATGAAACGCTTGTTAGGACGAGGGCGTAAAGATGATACAGAAGAAACAATCCGTCATCGGTTAGATATTTTTCATAATGAAACCGCCGAACTGATTAGTTTCTATAAACAGCGCAATCACTTTCTACAAGTGGATGGAAACCAACCCCTCCCCCAAGTAACTGAACGAATTAAAACAGCAATGGCTGAAGGCTCTTAAAATGTCTTTCTCTTAATTTTTGCTAGCATTACTAAGGGATATTCTTTAAGTTTGGCTTTTTCTCTCATTTTGAAACTTGAGAAGAGCCAGTTTTAATCAGCGTTCTGTTAAAGGAGAGTAATAAAAATCCATTATGTCTAAACAAGACCTTATTGAAATGGAAGGAACTGTAACCGAGTCCTTACCAAATGCAATGTTTCGAGTTGATCTCGAAAATGGTTATAACGTCCTTGCTCATATTTCGGGTAAAATCCGCCGTAACTATATCAAAATTTTACCAGGGGATAAAGTCAAAGTAGAATTAACTCCCTATGATTTGAGTAAAGGGCGCATTACTTATCGGTTGCGTAAAAAATAAGTATTGACGAAAGGCTCTGAAAATGATAAACTAAAGGGCTTGTAGTGTGATAGAAAACCCATGAAAGTTAGACCTTCAGTTCGGAAAATGTGCGAGCGTTGCCGGGTCATTCGCCGTCGTGGGCGA
This window of the Euhalothece natronophila Z-M001 genome carries:
- a CDS encoding adenylate kinase, producing MTQYSRLIFFGPPGAGKGTQAKEVSKECNIPHIATGDILRNAIKEQTPVGKKAQSYVDNGDLVPDEVLGELVRDRLQQPDTQSGWILDGFPRTLKQAEFLDELLKELNSSYDLVIYLDVPDEVLMKRLLGRGRKDDTEETIRHRLDIFHNETAELISFYKQRNHFLQVDGNQPLPQVTERIKTAMAEGS
- the secY gene encoding preprotein translocase subunit SecY yields the protein MVVSRERTPNAQETFMQMAQAAGLRGRLLLTVGLILLVRLGVRIPVPGVDRAAFAQAVQDSPISGFLNFLSGGGLSAVGIFALGILPFINASIIMQLLTAGLPYLENLQKNEGEAGRRKISQITRYVALASAIFNAIGLASFVQPYAYDPGPIFVIKTVIALSAGSMFVIWLAELITERGIGNGPSLLIFVNIVAVLPRTLGNTIEFAQAGGREAVAQVVVLALVFLVMIVGIVFVQEGMRKIPIVSARRQVGKRLYRERTSYLPLRVNQGGVLPIIFASTLLILPSSLAQFTQGGGGDPEQQTGGVMGTLNEILIQISTYLNPAGPAPWIYISVYLALILFFSYFYAALVVNPVDMSQNLKKMGASIPGIRPGKATSDYLQKVINRLTLLGAIFLGIVATVPTAVETATGVTTFQGLGATSLLILVGVAIDTAKQIQSRVISQRYEGMVKE
- the infA gene encoding translation initiation factor IF-1, with the translated sequence MSKQDLIEMEGTVTESLPNAMFRVDLENGYNVLAHISGKIRRNYIKILPGDKVKVELTPYDLSKGRITYRLRKK
- the rpmJ gene encoding 50S ribosomal protein L36, whose amino-acid sequence is MKVRPSVRKMCERCRVIRRRGRVMVICSNAKHKQRQG